The genomic window TGCATCCTGGTTCAGCAAAGGGTGCAAAAACAAGGCGAGAAGGTATTGATGCTATGGCGCGTATTATTAACGCTACTATGGCCAAAGAACATAGTATAAAAATTGTGCTTGAAAATACGGCCTATGGATCGTGGTCAATCGGTGGCGATGTGCATGATTTTCAGATACTGTTGACCATGCTTGACCATCCAGAAAAAATATTGTTCTGCATTGACACTGCCCACGCCCATTCTTTTGGTTATGATATTATTGACGCAACTGCGCGAGAAGAGTTTATTCAATTATTAGATGCAACTATTGGTATTGAGCGTATTGCCTTGTTACATTTAAATGATACCCAAGAAAAGCGTGGCTCAAAAAAAGATCGGCACGAAGTTATTGGCAAAGGCGTATTGGGTGATGAAGTCTTGAAGAGCTTTGTGCTGCATGATCGTCTCAAGAATATTCCTCTGCTCATGGAGTTGCCGATAATGGAACAAGAACAAGAGCAGATGATGGTAGATAAAATTAAGCAGTGGCATACTGAATAAGGAGAGAGTCAATGATACGTATTGCAATTAACGGGTTTGGGCGCATCGGTAGAAACTTTTTGCGAGCCCTCTTGTTGGATAAAGAAGCATTAAAAAAGATAGAAATTGTCGCCATTAATATTGGACCATCGGCCATTGAGCATGTTGCTCATATGTTCAAATACGATTCACTCATGGGAACTTATCAAGGATCTGTGGCTATTGAAGGTTCATCATTAGTAGTGAATGGGAATCGCATACAAGTGTTAGCCCAAGCTGATCCGGTACTTCTTGATTGGAATAAGCTTGCCATTGATTGGGTGGTTGACTGTTCTGGTCGTTTTACCAAACGAGCGGATGCTACCAAGCATATTCAAGCTGGCGCCAAGCATGTATTAATTAGCGC from Candidatus Dependentiae bacterium includes these protein-coding regions:
- a CDS encoding deoxyribonuclease IV, which produces MRTIGLHLRLINSLTEVAEKALAMQLPLFQSFLVQQGSGALIHIEQEDIKKYLKIRQEKFKDLYVHGSYWINLAGVKYTKHYALDRELALAKKLEFTHLVLHPGSAKGAKTRREGIDAMARIINATMAKEHSIKIVLENTAYGSWSIGGDVHDFQILLTMLDHPEKILFCIDTAHAHSFGYDIIDATAREEFIQLLDATIGIERIALLHLNDTQEKRGSKKDRHEVIGKGVLGDEVLKSFVLHDRLKNIPLLMELPIMEQEQEQMMVDKIKQWHTE